A region from the Sphaerodactylus townsendi isolate TG3544 linkage group LG01, MPM_Stown_v2.3, whole genome shotgun sequence genome encodes:
- the LOC125442416 gene encoding LOW QUALITY PROTEIN: bone morphogenetic protein 8B-like (The sequence of the model RefSeq protein was modified relative to this genomic sequence to represent the inferred CDS: inserted 1 base in 1 codon; substituted 1 base at 1 genomic stop codon): MPILYLPPLKGPPRQQRRAECDAAPAAALAAAGGQVRGTPGGPPGRLLPAAATPPQQLSGHDKREMQREILALLGLPGRSGARHSPPPHPSAVPPFMLDLCRAMASQEDDDDAPSWAPQWRALDGAETVMSFVSMVELDRGIFYQKPYWKEFRFDLTQIPMAESAMAAELHIYKMQSVIRYVNQTLHISIYEIVQDHPNRESELLLLNLQDFLAGMEGWLAFDVAAASNHWLLKCKYNLALRLYVETEDGQSIDPALAGLLGRHGXRSKQPFMVTFFRASQSQARSPRAVRHLRKKQPKKTNSFPHANRLPGTFDDIHPSEGKHVCRREELYVSFQDLGWLNWVIAPQGYSAFYCQGDCAFPLDSXMKVINHTILQSLVHLMKPDAIPKACCAPRWVPLWAEKAPNSEACKANIPGKPSANGCKHGESLQHCKMLPVSGGGN, translated from the exons ATGCCCATTCTCTATTTACCACCTCTTAAAGGGCCGCCCCGACAGCAGCGGCGAGCCGAGTGCGATGCGGCTCCTGccgctgctcttgctgctgctggcgGGCAAGTGCGGGGAACGCCAGGGGGCCCGCCAGGTCGCCTCCTGCCTGCAGCAGCAACCCCCCCGCAACAGCTGAGCGGGCACGACAAGCGGGAAATGCAGCGGGAGATCCTGGCCCTGCTGGGCTTGCCGGGACGCTCCGGGGCCCGTCACTCACCTCCGCCTCACCCCTCCGCTGTGCCCCCCTTCATGCTGGACTTGTGCAGGGCCATGGCCAGCCAGGAGGATGATGACGATGCACCCAGCTGGGCGCCACAGTGGAGGGCGCTGGACGGCGCGGAAACTGTCATGAGCTTCGTCAGCATGGTTGAACTGGACAGAGGTATCTTCTATCAAAAGCCATACTGGAAGGAGTTCAGGTTTGACTTAACGCAAATCCCAATGGCGGAGTCTGCAATGGCAGCTGAGTTGCACATTTACAAGATGCAGAGTGTCATTCGCTACGTCAATCAGACCCTGCACATCAGCATTTATGAGATCGTCCAAGATCACCCGAACAGAGAATCGGAATTGCTCCTTTTGAATCTGCAGGATTTTCTGGCTGGGATGGAGGGCTGGCTGGCTTTTGATGTCGCAGCTGCCAGTAATCACTGGCTGTTGAAATGCAAATACAACCTGGCCTTGAGACTTTACGTTGAAACGGAGGATGGGCAGAGCATCGATCCTGCATTGGCAGGCCTCTTGGGTCGCCACG TCCGTTCCAAGCAGCCCTTCATGGTGACCTTTTTCCGGGCAAGCCAAAGCCAAGCCAGATCTCCTCGAGCTGTCAGGCATCTGAGGAAGAAGCAGCCCAAGAAGACAAACAGCTTCCCACACGCGAACAGACTTCCAGGGACATTTGATGACATTCATCCTTCTGAAGGGAAGCACGTATGCAGGAGAGAAGAGTTATATGTCAGTTTTCAAGATCTTGGATGGCTGAACTGGGTGATTGCCCCCCAGGGCTACTCAGCCTTCTACTGCCAAGGAGACTGCGCTTTCCCTCTGGATTCCTGAATGAAAGTCATCAACCACACCATCCTCCAATCCCTGGTCCACTTGATGAAGCCAGACGCCATCCCCAAGGCTTGCTGCGCCCCACGTTGGGTCCCACTTTGG gctgaaaaggcacccaacaGCGAAGCCTGTAAAGCAAACATCCCGGgtaaaccttcagcaaatggctgcaagcatggagaatcactgcagcactgTAAAATGTTGCCTGTGAgtggtggaggaaactga